A single genomic interval of Methylophilales bacterium MBRSF5 harbors:
- a CDS encoding cyclopropane-fatty-acyl-phospholipid synthase, giving the protein MLKKLLFSNLKHLKHADLVIYDGDKKHVFGLKKEPLKAEIVVKDQAFYKYIIFGGSIGASEAYMNGYWSSPNLTNVIRVFAVNQQLTEKLETKFNFFIKPLFKLIHYLNKNSIKNSERNISAHYDLSNDFFKLFLDETMMYSSAIFENKSQSLHRASLNKLDIICKKLQLKKTDHIIEIGTGWGGFATYAAEKYGCKVTTTTISRQQYNFAKELIKKKGLTKQINLLFKDYRHLSGQFDKLVSIEMIEAVGHHYYPEYFKQVSSLLKPTGMGLIQAITIRDQRYKQAIKTVDFIQKYIFPGSCIPSIDTIQSTITRHTDLIISDLENINAHYAKTLTLWQKSFNKNSKKIMSLGFDERFMKMWNYYFSYCAGGFHERSINDFHILLSKPLNRLPQNEKDLL; this is encoded by the coding sequence ATGTTAAAAAAACTCCTTTTTTCAAACCTCAAACACTTGAAGCATGCTGATTTAGTGATTTATGATGGCGACAAAAAACATGTATTTGGATTAAAAAAAGAGCCTCTAAAGGCAGAAATCGTTGTAAAAGACCAAGCCTTTTATAAGTACATAATTTTTGGTGGCTCCATCGGTGCGAGTGAAGCTTACATGAATGGATACTGGAGTAGCCCAAATTTAACTAATGTCATTCGTGTCTTTGCTGTAAATCAACAATTAACAGAAAAATTAGAAACGAAATTTAACTTCTTTATCAAGCCGCTCTTCAAACTAATACATTATCTCAATAAAAACTCTATAAAAAATAGTGAGAGAAATATTTCAGCACATTATGATTTAAGTAATGATTTCTTTAAATTATTTTTAGATGAAACAATGATGTACTCATCAGCCATTTTTGAAAATAAATCCCAATCATTGCACCGCGCATCCTTAAACAAACTGGATATTATATGCAAAAAACTTCAACTCAAAAAAACCGATCATATCATCGAGATAGGAACTGGCTGGGGTGGTTTTGCGACATATGCAGCTGAAAAATATGGTTGTAAGGTAACTACAACAACCATATCAAGGCAGCAATATAATTTCGCCAAAGAGTTAATTAAGAAAAAAGGGTTAACAAAACAAATTAACTTACTCTTTAAAGACTATAGACACCTGAGTGGTCAGTTTGACAAATTGGTATCCATTGAGATGATAGAAGCAGTTGGCCATCATTATTACCCCGAATATTTTAAACAGGTAAGCTCTCTTCTAAAGCCGACTGGTATGGGATTAATTCAAGCAATTACCATTCGTGATCAAAGATACAAGCAAGCCATAAAGACTGTAGATTTCATCCAAAAATATATCTTCCCAGGGTCATGCATTCCGTCAATTGATACCATCCAGTCAACCATTACAAGACACACCGACCTGATCATCTCTGATCTAGAAAACATTAATGCGCATTATGCGAAAACGCTCACGCTCTGGCAAAAATCTTTTAACAAGAATAGTAAAAAGATTATGAGCCTTGGGTTTGACGAGAGATTTATGAAGATGTGGAACTACTATTTTTCTTATTGTGCTGGTGGCTTCCACGAAAGATCCATCAATGATTTCCATATTCTTTTATCAAAACCATTAAACCGCCTACCTCAAAATGAAAAAGATCTTCTTTAA
- a CDS encoding pseudouridine synthase codes for MQNKQIQYIDIDESSEDQRIDNFLFKTFKDVPKNHIFKIIRNGEVRVNKKRIKTLYKLKIHDVVRIPPIEFIEKKERKPSSKFKPHIIFEDEWLLVVDKPSGLAVHGGSGIDFGLIERMRHLKSEYKFLELVHRIDKNTSGVIVIAKKRSALRSMQELFRNKKIKKNYLVAVKGNWDSKKKEVSLRLEKKQTPEGHHVNVVEDPLKGKLSKSIFYLVKQIQNKSLLSAQIITGRTHQIRVQLAFLGFPVLGDDKYGDFALNKKLHSSGLKRMFLHAHKLSFFHPFTNEKVELTADLPLELGKFFDE; via the coding sequence ATGCAGAATAAGCAAATTCAATATATAGATATAGATGAGTCATCTGAAGACCAACGGATTGATAATTTTTTATTTAAAACATTTAAAGATGTTCCAAAAAACCACATATTCAAAATTATTCGCAATGGGGAGGTAAGGGTAAATAAGAAAAGAATAAAAACTCTTTATAAGTTAAAAATTCATGATGTCGTCAGAATCCCTCCGATTGAATTTATTGAAAAAAAAGAAAGAAAACCTTCTAGCAAATTTAAACCACATATTATTTTTGAAGACGAATGGCTGTTGGTGGTTGATAAGCCAAGCGGCCTGGCTGTGCATGGAGGGAGCGGGATTGATTTTGGCTTAATTGAACGCATGAGACATTTAAAGTCTGAATATAAATTTCTAGAGTTAGTGCATCGCATAGATAAAAATACCTCCGGTGTTATTGTTATAGCAAAAAAAAGATCCGCTCTAAGGTCAATGCAAGAACTTTTTCGAAATAAAAAAATTAAAAAAAATTATCTTGTGGCAGTCAAAGGTAATTGGGATTCCAAAAAGAAAGAAGTAAGTCTTCGATTGGAAAAAAAACAAACACCTGAGGGTCATCATGTAAATGTGGTAGAAGATCCTCTGAAGGGAAAATTATCCAAATCAATTTTTTATCTTGTTAAACAAATACAGAACAAATCATTATTGTCTGCACAAATAATAACTGGTAGAACACATCAAATTCGAGTTCAGCTTGCTTTCTTGGGCTTCCCAGTGCTTGGTGATGACAAGTACGGTGACTTTGCACTTAATAAAAAATTACACTCAAGTGGCTTAAAAAGAATGTTTCTTCATGCTCATAAGTTATCCTTTTTTCATCCATTTACTAACGAAAAAGTGGAGCTTACTGCAGATTTACCACTAGAGCTTGGGAAATTTTTTGATGAATAG
- a CDS encoding oligoribonuclease, protein MEIMTKHNNNLIWIDMEMTGLNPATDKIIEVAVIVTDPHLEVIAEAPVYVIKQSNELLDSMDAWNINTHSKSGLIDKVKQSDITEDVAERELINFLSHYIDKNKSPMCGNSICQDRRFMANYMPQLESYFHYRNLDVSVFKELAKRWKTSLLGQFKKSAKHEALADIKESIEELKFYREHFLRLDSE, encoded by the coding sequence ATGGAAATCATGACAAAACATAACAACAACCTAATATGGATTGATATGGAAATGACAGGATTAAATCCAGCAACAGATAAGATCATAGAGGTTGCAGTTATCGTTACCGACCCTCATTTAGAAGTGATTGCTGAAGCCCCAGTTTATGTCATAAAACAATCTAATGAGCTATTGGATTCTATGGACGCATGGAACATAAATACACACTCAAAGTCTGGATTAATAGATAAAGTAAAGCAATCTGATATTACAGAAGATGTGGCTGAGCGTGAGCTAATTAATTTTTTAAGCCATTACATAGATAAAAATAAATCACCAATGTGTGGAAATTCGATATGCCAAGATAGACGATTTATGGCAAATTATATGCCTCAACTGGAGTCATACTTCCATTACAGAAACTTAGATGTCAGCGTTTTTAAAGAACTCGCTAAAAGATGGAAAACAAGCCTTCTTGGACAATTTAAAAAGTCGGCCAAGCATGAAGCGTTAGCGGATATCAAAGAATCAATTGAAGAATTAAAATTTTATCGTGAACATTTCCTAAGGCTTGATAGTGAATAA
- a CDS encoding peptidase S49, translated as MTVKNKDQEVKDQALNTLLNNIFLENRRSRRWSNFFKIVTFLYLFILLFIFLSKPGDQINTSGDFTALVKLNGIISSESEINAEDAIKSLQKAMKNDGTKGLIISINSPGGSPVQSAMINDEIKRLKLIYPEKPIKVVVEDVCASGGYYIAVAADDIYANKSSIVGSIGVLMNGFGFDQAIEKLGIERRLMTAGKNKGILDPFQPIDPTHRKHVQQLLDEVHQQFITAVKEGRGDRLSEDQSIFSGLFWNGESAYKLGLIDGFGTVSSIAKDVIGYEKVIDFTTYETFADRFAKKLGAGIGSVLHSQVINKNYQLN; from the coding sequence ATGACAGTAAAAAATAAAGACCAAGAAGTTAAAGACCAGGCGCTGAATACGTTATTAAACAATATCTTCCTTGAAAATAGAAGGAGTCGCAGATGGAGTAACTTTTTTAAAATTGTTACCTTCTTATACCTTTTCATCCTTCTTTTTATATTCCTTAGTAAACCTGGCGATCAGATAAATACGTCTGGAGATTTTACAGCCTTAGTCAAACTAAATGGCATAATCTCCTCTGAGTCTGAGATTAATGCAGAGGATGCAATAAAAAGCTTACAAAAGGCAATGAAAAATGATGGCACAAAAGGACTCATTATTAGTATTAATAGCCCAGGTGGAAGCCCAGTCCAGTCTGCAATGATTAACGATGAAATTAAACGCCTTAAATTGATTTACCCTGAAAAGCCTATTAAGGTCGTTGTTGAAGATGTTTGTGCCTCAGGAGGATATTACATCGCAGTTGCTGCAGATGATATATATGCAAATAAATCAAGCATAGTTGGCTCGATTGGGGTCCTGATGAATGGTTTTGGCTTTGATCAAGCCATTGAAAAGTTAGGAATAGAAAGACGACTAATGACAGCAGGAAAAAATAAAGGAATTCTTGATCCATTCCAGCCTATAGACCCTACTCACAGAAAACATGTACAACAACTTCTCGATGAAGTACATCAGCAATTTATCACTGCAGTCAAAGAGGGCAGAGGGGATCGATTATCTGAGGACCAGTCAATATTCTCAGGGTTGTTTTGGAATGGTGAGTCAGCATACAAATTGGGATTGATTGATGGCTTTGGGACGGTATCATCAATTGCAAAAGATGTAATTGGTTATGAAAAAGTGATTGATTTCACGACTTATGAAACCTTTGCTGATCGCTTTGCAAAAAAACTAGGGGCTGGCATTGGCAGTGTGTTACACAGTCAAGTAATAAATAAAAATTATCAATTAAATTAA
- a CDS encoding FAD-dependent oxidoreductase: MKIAVVGSGISGLTLAHYLGKKHQITLFEKDNRVGGHTHTHSLTIDNKKINVDSGFIVFNKKTYPNFLKLINELDVPFQKSSMSFSVQSKLNGLEYNGNNFNTLFSQRKNIFNVRFWVMIWEILKFNQLGKKLLKTPASQIKNITIEEFLCSYNFSNYFMTNYLLPMTSAIWSSSFKDVKKFSLLFFLRFLNNHGMININDRPQWLTIKNGSKTYVDQIIKKLNGSIILNANIQSIYQNGKKCVVQTKQSNYSFDHVFFACHADQALKLIKKPTPTQKKILGQFAYAKNSAVLHRDSSLMPKSKRAWAAWNYHVDKKLISDVTVSYNMNILQNIRTKSDLLVSLNIDKKINNKKILKKITYEHPTFNLNTFAAQKKQKLLCDGHFAFAGAYWGNGFHEDGVVSALNAIKFSGVNN, from the coding sequence ATGAAAATAGCAGTAGTAGGTTCGGGTATCTCAGGCCTCACTCTGGCCCACTATCTAGGAAAAAAACATCAAATCACACTCTTCGAAAAAGACAACCGTGTTGGTGGGCACACGCATACCCACTCTCTAACCATAGATAATAAAAAAATTAACGTTGATTCAGGTTTTATTGTTTTTAACAAAAAAACCTATCCCAATTTTTTAAAATTAATCAACGAACTTGATGTCCCTTTTCAAAAATCATCAATGAGCTTTAGTGTTCAATCTAAACTAAATGGTCTCGAATATAATGGAAACAATTTTAATACCCTATTCAGTCAAAGAAAAAATATTTTTAATGTTAGATTTTGGGTAATGATATGGGAGATATTGAAATTTAATCAATTAGGGAAAAAGTTACTCAAAACGCCTGCCTCTCAAATCAAAAATATCACTATCGAAGAGTTTTTATGCTCTTATAACTTTTCAAATTATTTTATGACCAACTACTTATTGCCGATGACCTCAGCCATTTGGTCTTCAAGCTTTAAAGATGTAAAAAAATTTTCATTACTATTTTTTTTAAGATTTTTAAATAATCATGGCATGATTAATATCAACGACCGCCCCCAATGGCTGACCATAAAAAATGGGTCTAAGACGTACGTGGATCAAATAATAAAAAAACTGAACGGTTCAATTATCCTAAACGCAAATATCCAATCTATTTATCAGAATGGAAAAAAATGTGTTGTGCAAACAAAACAGAGTAATTATTCATTCGACCACGTTTTTTTTGCCTGTCATGCCGACCAAGCGCTTAAATTAATTAAAAAGCCAACACCCACACAAAAAAAGATACTTGGGCAATTTGCCTATGCAAAAAATAGTGCCGTATTACATCGAGACTCATCACTCATGCCCAAAAGCAAAAGAGCATGGGCGGCATGGAATTATCATGTTGATAAGAAACTTATTAGTGATGTCACGGTGTCCTATAACATGAATATTTTGCAAAATATCAGAACAAAATCAGATTTACTGGTTAGCTTAAATATTGATAAAAAAATAAACAATAAAAAGATTTTAAAAAAAATAACGTATGAGCACCCCACATTTAACCTAAACACCTTTGCAGCTCAAAAGAAGCAGAAGTTATTATGTGATGGACACTTTGCCTTTGCGGGAGCCTACTGGGGAAATGGTTTCCATGAGGATGGAGTTGTCAGCGCGCTGAATGCCATAAAATTTAGCGGGGTAAATAATTGA
- the pgi gene encoding glucose-6-phosphate isomerase (functions in sugar metabolism in glycolysis and the Embden-Meyerhof pathways (EMP) and in gluconeogenesis; catalyzes reversible isomerization of glucose-6-phosphate to fructose-6-phosphate; member of PGI family) has product MTKIIDSNEWQDLKKHFDNIKNVQMRDLFKEDEQRFEKFHLALDDFLFDFSKNRINDKTLDLLNKLAIKADVEGWRARQFSGEKINTTEDRAVLHTALRSQDIDPIVVDGVDVKPEVIKVLKQVENFSNSINDGSWKGFTGKKINTIVNIGIGGSDLGPAMVCKALKPYSQKNLHIHFVSNVDGADLALTLEQCDPETTLFIVASKTFTTQETMTNAFSARHWFLNHAKNNNAISQHFVAVSTNTEKVKEFGINEENMFIFWDWVGGRYSLWSSIGLSISIYLGFENFKDLQSGAYEMDQHFLHAPIEKNMPIQMALIGIWYNNFFKFNTQAILPYDQGLSLLPSYLQQADMESNGKFIDRDGNRVCLETGPVIWGESGTNGQHAFYQLIHQGTQFVPCDFIMPIKSHYNPGDKKNLHHKILMSNLLAQSQSLMMGKTIDEARSELINSGLSDQEISSLLPHRSFEGNRPSNTILFEKLTPKNLGKLIALYEHKIFVQGIIWNINSFDQWGVEYGKQIARLVLPKIQGEKTTSCFDASTNNLIDYIKKNC; this is encoded by the coding sequence ATGACGAAAATAATTGACTCTAACGAGTGGCAAGACCTAAAAAAACATTTTGACAATATCAAAAATGTTCAGATGCGCGACCTGTTTAAAGAAGACGAGCAGCGTTTTGAAAAATTTCATCTAGCATTGGATGATTTTTTATTTGATTTTTCAAAAAATAGAATAAATGACAAAACCTTAGACCTTCTTAACAAATTAGCTATTAAAGCTGATGTAGAAGGTTGGAGAGCTAGACAATTTAGTGGAGAGAAAATAAACACAACAGAAGATCGTGCCGTTCTTCATACAGCACTTCGTTCGCAAGACATTGATCCCATTGTCGTTGATGGTGTTGATGTTAAACCAGAAGTTATAAAAGTTTTAAAGCAGGTTGAGAACTTTAGTAATTCTATTAATGATGGATCCTGGAAAGGGTTTACTGGAAAAAAAATAAATACGATCGTAAATATCGGAATCGGTGGTTCTGACTTAGGTCCTGCAATGGTATGTAAAGCGTTAAAGCCATATTCACAAAAAAATTTACATATTCATTTTGTGTCAAATGTAGATGGTGCAGACTTAGCATTAACGCTTGAACAGTGTGACCCTGAAACCACCCTCTTTATAGTTGCCTCCAAAACTTTTACCACCCAAGAAACGATGACCAATGCTTTTTCTGCTCGACATTGGTTTTTAAATCATGCAAAAAATAATAATGCCATCAGTCAACATTTTGTTGCCGTATCTACTAATACCGAAAAAGTAAAAGAATTTGGCATAAACGAAGAAAATATGTTTATTTTTTGGGATTGGGTTGGTGGAAGATACTCTTTATGGTCATCAATTGGGTTGTCAATCTCCATTTACTTAGGTTTTGAAAATTTTAAAGATCTTCAAAGTGGTGCTTATGAGATGGATCAACATTTTCTTCATGCCCCAATAGAAAAAAATATGCCAATTCAGATGGCTTTAATTGGCATTTGGTATAACAATTTCTTTAAATTCAACACACAAGCTATTCTTCCTTATGATCAAGGGCTGTCCTTGCTGCCATCTTATTTGCAGCAAGCAGACATGGAAAGTAATGGTAAGTTTATTGATCGAGATGGCAACCGAGTATGCTTAGAGACAGGTCCAGTTATATGGGGTGAGTCAGGCACAAATGGACAACACGCCTTCTACCAATTGATTCATCAAGGAACGCAGTTTGTACCATGTGATTTTATTATGCCCATAAAATCTCACTACAACCCTGGAGATAAAAAGAATCTTCATCATAAAATCTTGATGTCCAATCTTCTTGCTCAATCACAGTCGTTAATGATGGGTAAAACTATTGATGAAGCTCGGTCTGAGCTCATTAATTCAGGATTAAGTGATCAAGAAATATCCTCTTTACTACCTCATCGATCGTTCGAAGGAAATAGACCAAGCAATACTATCCTGTTCGAAAAGCTTACGCCAAAAAATCTAGGTAAGCTAATAGCGCTCTATGAACACAAAATATTTGTTCAAGGCATCATATGGAATATTAATTCATTTGACCAATGGGGAGTTGAATATGGCAAGCAAATCGCCCGCCTCGTTTTACCTAAAATTCAAGGTGAAAAGACGACTAGCTGTTTTGATGCCTCAACGAATAATCTGATAGATTACATTAAAAAAAATTGCTAA
- a CDS encoding N-acetylmuramoyl-L-alanine amidase: MPLFRVCFSILLAFFITNVFADVQTRVWPSNEYTRFTIESTDYIKNDQSILKNPDRVVIDLKSININNNLKDLSKVDFKENSSISGVRVAQYDPSTVRIVVDLRHESKIKIFSLKPIKSYGHRLVVDVYHEEDEIAHLLKQLQAKASDDQKDNTQKVKDEKTNLTIKEESKDAQPKVAEQVKIVVAIDAGHGGEDPGARGSSGTKEKDITLAIAKKLRDAINKEPNLQGVLIRDGDYFVPLAKRVAKARKLEADLFVSIHADAFTKKSVKGSSVFALSERGASSAFAKFIANKENESDLIGGVSIDDKHPVLAQTLLDLSLSATINDSMKLGRYVLDEMGKVNTLHKKYVEQAGFAVLKAPDIPSILVETAFISNPKEEKNLRSESFQIKLAESVVKGIKTYLKTGANLAFFYESEQ, from the coding sequence ATGCCGTTATTTAGAGTTTGTTTTAGCATTCTGTTAGCTTTTTTTATAACAAATGTGTTTGCGGATGTGCAAACTCGTGTGTGGCCATCCAATGAATATACGAGATTTACTATTGAATCCACTGACTACATAAAAAATGATCAATCAATTTTAAAAAATCCAGATCGCGTGGTTATTGATTTGAAAAGTATCAATATAAACAATAATTTAAAAGATTTATCTAAGGTAGATTTTAAGGAAAATTCATCTATTTCCGGGGTGCGTGTAGCACAGTATGACCCTAGTACAGTGCGTATTGTGGTCGATTTGCGTCATGAGTCTAAAATTAAAATCTTCAGTTTAAAACCTATCAAATCATACGGCCATCGTCTTGTTGTCGATGTCTATCATGAGGAAGATGAAATTGCACATTTATTAAAACAATTGCAGGCTAAGGCAAGTGATGATCAAAAAGATAATACTCAAAAGGTTAAAGATGAAAAAACCAACTTAACCATTAAAGAAGAATCCAAGGATGCTCAGCCAAAAGTGGCTGAACAGGTTAAAATCGTTGTGGCAATTGATGCTGGGCATGGCGGAGAGGACCCTGGTGCAAGAGGATCATCGGGTACAAAAGAAAAAGACATCACCCTGGCCATTGCGAAGAAATTACGAGATGCGATTAATAAAGAGCCAAACCTGCAAGGGGTTTTAATTCGTGATGGCGATTATTTTGTCCCATTGGCAAAAAGAGTTGCCAAAGCTAGAAAGCTTGAGGCTGATCTATTTGTGTCAATTCATGCGGATGCTTTTACAAAGAAATCTGTGAAAGGATCCTCCGTATTTGCTTTGTCCGAGAGAGGGGCTTCAAGTGCATTTGCTAAATTTATAGCTAATAAAGAAAATGAGTCAGATTTGATTGGCGGGGTCAGTATTGATGATAAGCATCCAGTTTTGGCGCAAACTTTACTCGATTTGTCTTTAAGTGCGACGATTAATGATTCAATGAAATTGGGACGGTATGTTTTAGATGAGATGGGCAAGGTGAATACATTACATAAAAAATATGTGGAGCAAGCTGGTTTTGCAGTTCTAAAAGCTCCGGATATCCCATCTATACTTGTCGAGACTGCATTTATAAGTAATCCAAAGGAGGAAAAAAACCTCAGGTCAGAAAGCTTTCAAATTAAACTAGCTGAAAGTGTGGTAAAGGGTATCAAAACATACCTTAAAACAGGCGCCAACCTTGCCTTCTTTTATGAGTCTGAACAGTGA
- a CDS encoding ribonuclease E, which yields MKRMLFNATQSEEIRVAIINNSTIEDLDYERSTREQRKSNIYKGTITRVEPSLEAAFVNYGVDRHGFLPFKEIAKEFYSKKSRKKNLSIADVINEGQEVIVQVSKEERGNKGAALTTFLSLAGRYIVLMPNSSDSGGISRRIEGDERLNFKEVLSQLKVKKGMSVIGRTAGIGVNVEEIQWDLDYLTQLSEAIQEASGQQEGPFLIYQESNLVIRAIRDYFNTDIEEILIDNQDIYDQASQFMNHVMPDYADRIQLYEESTALFSKFNIENQIESAFLREVQLPSGGVIVIDHTEALVSIDVNSSRSTKGRDIENTAFNTNLEAAKEVAKQLRLRDIGGLIVVDFIDMENPKHQREVEECLRDALKHDKARIQIGRISRFGLMELSRQRLRPSIGETSNGECPKCNGTGRIRDFQSSALHVIRMIQEQSNKKQGQKISVQVPVDVATFLLNEKREIIIQTESEGNNKIFIIANKYFDVPQFKITSSDLGNKKELSYQEVDIPDVENLDDNDHETKDKQIPAVKGVMPEKRSRKSKNKSLFGFIKGLIASDDTTEESSETASDSNKEPSKDLEESEGNKKPYRNNRRRRNNRSRNYRSNQQNQENVNKKPEMVMVETPIDVEKNSDKNSDSVNKPKVKPKGNQSKKKAEELKDVNLADVGLKLVETEKKSNQDAPLDGQVKKPARRKKASWAKSEKTAPKKTEKLVMVETKDAPKKSTKTAKAKTSAPKKSTKKTAEK from the coding sequence ATGAAGAGGATGCTATTTAATGCAACTCAATCTGAAGAAATACGTGTAGCAATCATTAACAACTCTACCATTGAAGACCTAGACTATGAAAGAAGCACTAGGGAGCAAAGAAAGAGTAATATCTATAAGGGCACAATTACAAGGGTTGAGCCTTCACTTGAAGCAGCTTTCGTAAATTATGGTGTCGATCGACACGGTTTCCTTCCTTTTAAAGAAATCGCAAAAGAATTTTATTCGAAAAAATCCCGCAAAAAAAACTTGTCCATTGCCGATGTAATCAATGAAGGACAAGAAGTAATTGTGCAGGTTTCTAAAGAGGAGCGCGGCAACAAAGGAGCTGCCCTGACAACCTTTCTATCCCTAGCCGGCAGATATATTGTTTTAATGCCAAATAGTTCTGACAGCGGAGGAATTTCTAGAAGGATTGAAGGAGATGAAAGACTCAACTTCAAGGAAGTGCTTTCCCAATTAAAAGTAAAAAAAGGTATGAGCGTTATTGGTCGCACCGCTGGTATCGGTGTCAATGTTGAAGAAATTCAATGGGATCTTGATTACCTAACACAATTATCTGAAGCCATTCAAGAAGCGTCTGGTCAGCAAGAGGGTCCCTTCCTGATTTATCAAGAAAGCAATCTTGTCATAAGGGCTATTAGAGATTACTTCAATACGGATATTGAAGAAATCTTAATAGATAATCAAGATATCTATGATCAAGCATCTCAATTCATGAACCATGTGATGCCTGATTATGCAGATCGTATCCAACTGTATGAAGAAAGCACTGCCCTCTTTTCAAAATTTAATATTGAAAATCAAATTGAATCTGCATTCCTAAGAGAAGTTCAGCTTCCATCAGGCGGAGTGATCGTCATTGATCATACGGAAGCATTAGTATCTATTGATGTTAACTCGAGTAGATCAACCAAGGGTAGAGATATAGAAAATACAGCTTTCAATACCAACCTTGAAGCTGCAAAAGAGGTTGCCAAACAATTAAGACTCCGAGACATTGGTGGTTTGATTGTTGTTGACTTTATCGATATGGAAAATCCAAAACATCAAAGAGAGGTTGAAGAGTGCCTCAGGGATGCTCTTAAGCATGATAAAGCGAGAATTCAAATTGGTCGAATATCAAGATTTGGATTAATGGAACTCTCTAGACAACGCTTAAGGCCAAGCATTGGTGAAACGAGCAACGGAGAATGTCCAAAGTGTAATGGGACAGGTCGGATTCGTGACTTCCAGTCATCTGCCTTACATGTAATCAGAATGATTCAGGAACAATCTAACAAAAAACAAGGGCAAAAAATTTCAGTTCAGGTTCCTGTTGATGTTGCAACCTTCCTCTTAAACGAAAAGAGAGAAATCATTATTCAAACTGAATCAGAGGGAAATAATAAAATATTTATTATTGCTAACAAATACTTTGATGTTCCTCAATTCAAGATTACGTCATCAGATTTAGGCAACAAAAAAGAGTTAAGTTATCAAGAAGTGGACATTCCTGATGTTGAGAACCTTGATGACAACGATCATGAAACAAAAGATAAGCAGATTCCTGCTGTTAAAGGTGTGATGCCGGAAAAAAGATCTAGAAAGTCTAAAAATAAATCACTTTTTGGATTTATAAAGGGATTGATTGCTAGCGACGATACCACCGAAGAGTCTTCAGAAACTGCTTCAGATAGCAATAAAGAACCATCAAAGGATCTAGAGGAGAGCGAAGGCAATAAAAAACCATACAGAAATAACAGAAGAAGGAGAAATAATCGCTCACGAAACTACAGATCAAATCAACAAAATCAGGAAAATGTAAACAAAAAACCAGAAATGGTTATGGTTGAAACTCCTATCGATGTTGAAAAAAATAGTGATAAAAATTCAGATTCTGTTAATAAACCGAAAGTTAAGCCTAAGGGAAATCAGTCTAAGAAAAAAGCTGAGGAGCTAAAAGATGTAAATCTTGCGGATGTTGGGTTAAAGTTAGTCGAAACAGAGAAAAAGTCTAATCAGGATGCCCCTCTAGATGGTCAAGTAAAAAAACCTGCTCGCAGGAAAAAGGCTTCTTGGGCCAAGAGTGAAAAGACAGCGCCTAAAAAAACTGAAAAGTTGGTAATGGTTGAGACGAAAGATGCTCCAAAGAAATCAACCAAAACAGCTAAGGCAAAGACATCGGCTCCAAAGAAATCAACTAAAAAAACGGCTGAGAAGTAA